The DNA sequence GCAGCGGGGACGGATTGATGCCAATCCCCACAGAACTGGTGAGGATTTGGTGCTGAGCTCCCACTAGGCCTCTTTCGAACTCCTAGGATCAAATCTTCCATAAAGTTCCCGGGCCAGCTCCTAATCTCAGTTACATCGTGTAAATCTAAGCTCTCACCAGTCACGTCAGTGGAGTTGCTCCAGATTTACTGCCCAGCTCCATATTAGAATTTGGCTCGCGAGCGACTGAGGGCTGGCAAAGACTTGACGGATGACCCGCGATACCAGGTTTCTCAATGGAATTCCTTCCAGTCTTGCCATATTCATTTTGAATTCCTCCTGTGACAGGCTGCGCCTCACTATCCCTGCGGAAGAGACTATTCCACGCCACACCGGAGCACTGACTTGCACATTTCCCACTACCGACTGCTTCGGTTCTTTACTAGCTGTCTTTAGTAGGAGCGTTGTACTGCCGCGTCTCTCTTCTCTCGGCAGGCTACCCAATTTGAGCTCCCAGCTGACTTCCAATCAGCTCTTTGCAGTTGCGGTCCTGTTTTTGATtctctttctcagagaaaagaGTATCAAATACCTAAATAACACAAAAACTTCCAGGCTTGAGTTTAGTATGCCTGTATGTAAAGCTGGTGTGACCATCTTCCCTTTAAACCAGCATCTCTGTGGGAAAAAAGAGGTATTCCCTGTGAACGCTACCGCACTGCCAATTCCTAGCCAGTGTCTCACTTCTCAGTCCTAGGCTTCTTAAACGGGCCTGACACCAGCCAAGCATCCATCCAGCGATTCATAGCACGCTACGTATCTTCCCCATACATATCACCTTTCTTCTCATTGAATTAAACCCACGTTCTGCAGATAAACTTGCTCTTGAAGCGTGCAGTTTAATACTTAAGGTAGTTGTTCCATGTAACATACTTTTcaatgaagcaaaagaaaaaacagcagtacCATCCTACGCGAAACAATCCTCTAAGTGAAGCAAGTTTAGACCAATGCTGAAATAAGATGACGACGTTAGAATCCATTGCTCTCAGCCGCAGAGCCGCTTATTAACATACTGCTTGTTTAAATCCTATTTACACATCAATAGGCATTCATTATAAAAAATAATGAGACTTTCTTTAATCGTCTGTGCTCTGAGAAAACACAAGCTCACTCTTTAAGGAAACTAAGCCAGCATCTACAATCCAGTGAGGTCTCGGAGATCTTAGTCACTGGCATCAAACATCTGGGCCCGCTATTTCAGAGAGAACACAAGCACGCGCAAACACACTTTCATTTTATAATTACATGGGCTAGTTGTGGACATCATCGAAGGGACTCCACTGAGTGACAAGACGGAGAGTAGTTTAGCACAGGTTGCCATCTTCCTCCAGAAATGCTGAACTGATGGTGCATCGGGCAAAAGAGAGGGAAGATGCTAAACCTGGAAGAGAAAGGCCCCTTCCTCCAATGGGACACACTGTACAAGCACCCATGTAAAGACtgcgagaaaaaaaaagagtggccCCTATACAACATCAGGGCAATATTAATAGCCTTAGGCATCATTGCCTTGGCTTCCTGCCACCTGCCCACCCCACACGAAGCTGTTCACCACCACAGCCCAGAAAGCTACAGCCTCTACTTGATGTCATTAGTCAAAGGGGAGGACTTGCCTGTCTATAGAAGGGCTGAGGAGATTATGCCATGCCAAAGAGCGAGCCACCAGCTTGTCACAGATGCGACGTACCCTGGGTTTTACACCCTGGCCAGCCAGCAAAAGGTCAGTGCAGATGTGCTGATACGGGAAGGTAGTTAAAGGAACACTGTACAAGGTACAGATTGCCTTATCAAGAAGAATAGGTGCTCAGCTAACAGTGAGCTTTCCAGGAATTAGAACATGGAATAACACGGACATCTAGGCCAATAAGGTTAGTGGTCTGTCACCAGGGTCAGAGGTTCTAGTTTTCAAAGTGAATTACACTTGCATACTTAGGCATTTAAAACCCCTAACTCCCATGAAACTCAGCTGCAAAGAGACACACAAAGAGCTTATGGATCTGGTCCCAATTGACTACCGGATTCAAGTTCTGCTGAAGTGCCCATTTTTCCTTCCACAGAAGTACAttaaatggaattaaaataaaaatctcctgCTACATCTTACTGTTTCCTCTTAGCATTGCAGGAATCCAGTGCATGAAGTTATCGGGATATTCTAAGGGGTACGGGTACAAGATGGGGCAGACCTTTACAGGGGACTCTGACCATGCCTGGAATGCTGTCTATCTTGATGGAAGGTGGCATTTACTCGACAGCACCTGGGGAAGTGGTTCTGTTGATGATTCTTTCAGCAAGTTCACCTTCAGGTAATGGACTAATCTCTGTGTTAATACACAAGCCTACCACAAacaaaggcagaaggaaagctgaTGGGTGAAGACAAAGAGGCACCAAACAGTGCCAAGTTCTAGGCCCCACAGCAAGACCTAAAGCCCTGAGCAAGGCATCCAGGCCGCCTACACAGGGGATGGAGGGTGTTCCTGTAGAAAGGGAATGACCCTCAGCAGGAAACGTAACTGCTAGAAGCAGTTTTGTGTATCACAGCTTCAGTAGGGTTAGGCACTCTACGCAAGACTGCGTGGCACTTGATTCACAGCTTAAAGCTGCCTAAGAAGGGTCGCCCCACACCTAAACAATAAGCAGAGCCTTTCTGCAGGAAATGGAAGACCAGAGGTCCCACAGATTCTCACCAGACCAAAACACTCCAACTTCCTCCAGCTGAAACCACTACCGCTTAGCAGCAGCAGAACTAGCTGTTTATAGCTACTCCATTTCCTTTatcctcttccttcttcttccaggtacaatgagttttattttctgaCCCACCCAGCTCTATTCGTTAACAATCACTTCCCAGACAACAGTAACTGGCAGCTTCTTAAACCAGCTCTGGCACTGAAAGATTTCGAGAACAATATGCTGCACAACAGTAACTTCTACACGATGGGCCTGCTGGCTGCACACCCAGAGACAGGGGTCATCCAAACAGGTAAcaacctgcgggggggggggggggggaatctgcaGAGCACTCGCCCCACGTTCACCGCGCATCATCGCGTTAGCGAGTTACGAGCAGAGCGCACCCTAGGCTCTTGGGGCAGAGGAGGGTCAGGGGGTTTGGCTGGTTGGTTTGTttcaagttggaaaaaaaaaaaccctgttataGCCAAAGAAAGCCTCAACAAGCAGCTAAGGATGGGCTACCCTATCAGTATCAGCAGTGTGAAATCAGACGTGTGGCTGTTGTATTTCGCTATTTGAGATAGCCTTGGTATTAGCAACTCCAGTgccaaaaatgaaacaagaagttTTACTGCGTTCCAAAAGCTTGACTTACCAATGCATAAACAGGCACTTCTTTATACAACTACTcagctcctgaagtccagcagcTCTTATCAAACCTGTTCAGGTAACACCATCAAGCTATAGGGCACACACTTAAAGTCACCTTTCTCAGATTTTTGCAGAGGCAGTAGCTAATTGTTTTTATGAAAGCTAAGAACATCTAGAATTAAAACTGAAAGGCAACAAGATTTTAGGACTTCATGTTGTCTTGAAGTTGTTTGGGAGTGGTCTCGTAGGAAGATTATTTCACATCTGCGTACTGCAGGGTTCTTGCACCTCTCTGGAGCTTCTTGGAGCAAGTACTGGACTCAAAATCAAGTCTAGTCAGGTCCTGAGCACGTGGGCTGACGGTACTTTCAGCTACACTTCACATAGCCTTTCATATTCTATAGGACCACAGTTGTGTTTCattctatttcaaaataagatAAACACATCTCCAAAACAAAAGCCGCTCTTCACCTTGCTCTTTTTGAAGGATGCTCATTTAAGATGACAGTTGACAAGCTGTGACCAGTTTACTGTGAGGGAGGTGACAACTCGTTGGGACACACTGGTCTGCCAGGACAGGGCATATACACAAAAGTGCACTGAGGGACACTCTTAtgcgttttctttttctcttgtatttcACAGTAAACGGAAAAGCAGCTATATCGGTGGACTGCCGTTCTTCTATGTTATTTACATTTAAGCTGAAGGGAATACAGGAGCATGGTTTAATGACTTTGAGAAAACATGGAATGACGCTGGAAGTCTATCCCCAGAAAACAGGCAGTCACAAGCTGCAGATCTTTGCCAAGCCCCCCAAAGCCTCAGATGATGTCTACAACTGTGTGTTAGAATATGTCCTAGAGTGCAAGTCTGTGGACAAGAGCACACGTTTCCCAAAGGACCTGCATCAGCCTGTTGGACCAAGCTGGTTCTCAGAGCGGCAAGGATTCCTGAGGCCGTCACACCCTGACCCCATCATTCACACCAACGACGGGCGATGTTCCGTCACCTTCACCCTGGGCAAAGACATAAGCGTCTTAGCCTCACTGCACTCTGATAACAGCAGCCTGACAGAGGACATGAGAAGGCGGCACATCATGCAAATCCATCGTGGGAACCAAATTGAGTTTAAGATCCATCTCCCCCACGCAGGGAACTTTGTTCTGAAAATCTATGCCAAGAAGAAGTCAGATCCTGGCAATTACGACTACATCTTCAACTACCTCATCTCTTGCCTGAACACTGACGTGAAGTGGCCAGCTTTTCCTCAAAGTTACAGCAAGTGGGCGGAAGACTATGAAATACTGGAGCCGCTCTCCGGCTTGCTGCCAGCGAATCGCAACGTTCAGTTTAAACTCAAACTGCATGGGATAGCAAAGGTGCTCGTTCAAGCCGACAACACTTATCCTCTGACCCGGAGCAGAGATGGCTACTGGGAGGGAACCTGTAACACTTCTGGATGCACAGAGGTGTTTGTTATGGTGC is a window from the Struthio camelus isolate bStrCam1 chromosome 9, bStrCam1.hap1, whole genome shotgun sequence genome containing:
- the KY gene encoding kyphoscoliosis peptidase isoform X2; translation: MGTMDFKADPSAVAINLLLIVRPEKTASRPKAQRDRQTESSASAPSAGLQEDGNGNNRSQPPKGRDRNGQQVPREPYKQTQAVTSYSNEGTQVTVEIHPRNTTPQLLKKLSFGKGLRKPSLRGQDNKGFQKTEAPRPPSGKDLHAYPWDKSSLKSMPVDLQQFEKLDAYALKVNVKNSIEELVTALLKQARTDLEKVRAIWIWICHHIEYDVVGYHNKSQLSCKPIDVLQTGKSVCEGYAGLFEQMCSIAGIQCMKLSGYSKGYGYKMGQTFTGDSDHAWNAVYLDGRWHLLDSTWGSGSVDDSFSKFTFRYNEFYFLTHPALFVNNHFPDNSNWQLLKPALALKDFENNMLHNSNFYTMGLLAAHPETGVIQTVNGKAAISVDCRSSMLFTFKLKGIQEHGLMTLRKHGMTLEVYPQKTGSHKLQIFAKPPKASDDVYNCVLEYVLECKSVDKSTRFPKDLHQPVGPSWFSERQGFLRPSHPDPIIHTNDGRCSVTFTLGKDISVLASLHSDNSSLTEDMRRRHIMQIHRGNQIEFKIHLPHAGNFVLKIYAKKKSDPGNYDYIFNYLISCLNTDVKWPAFPQSYSKWAEDYEILEPLSGLLPANRNVQFKLKLHGIAKVLVQADNTYPLTRSRDGYWEGTCNTSGCTEVFVMVHENANHSFYSHVLKYEVETQ
- the KY gene encoding kyphoscoliosis peptidase isoform X1, with protein sequence MVLPMGVAFAGTKISPRLTVRLLLLPPFALTHPILHKASEAAARRAEPRGPARAFARMGNVRSCCIALARRLCWSCEKEDEGKASDLTHVEVQAATGEDRQSTSTGLQEDGNGNNRSQPPKGRDRNGQQVPREPYKQTQAVTSYSNEGTQVTVEIHPRNTTPQLLKKLSFGKGLRKPSLRGQDNKGFQKTEAPRPPSGKDLHAYPWDKSSLKSMPVDLQQFEKLDAYALKVNVKNSIEELVTALLKQARTDLEKVRAIWIWICHHIEYDVVGYHNKSQLSCKPIDVLQTGKSVCEGYAGLFEQMCSIAGIQCMKLSGYSKGYGYKMGQTFTGDSDHAWNAVYLDGRWHLLDSTWGSGSVDDSFSKFTFRYNEFYFLTHPALFVNNHFPDNSNWQLLKPALALKDFENNMLHNSNFYTMGLLAAHPETGVIQTVNGKAAISVDCRSSMLFTFKLKGIQEHGLMTLRKHGMTLEVYPQKTGSHKLQIFAKPPKASDDVYNCVLEYVLECKSVDKSTRFPKDLHQPVGPSWFSERQGFLRPSHPDPIIHTNDGRCSVTFTLGKDISVLASLHSDNSSLTEDMRRRHIMQIHRGNQIEFKIHLPHAGNFVLKIYAKKKSDPGNYDYIFNYLISCLNTDVKWPAFPQSYSKWAEDYEILEPLSGLLPANRNVQFKLKLHGIAKVLVQADNTYPLTRSRDGYWEGTCNTSGCTEVFVMVHENANHSFYSHVLKYEVETQ